The following are from one region of the Prochlorococcus marinus str. SB genome:
- the recF gene encoding DNA replication/repair protein RecF (All proteins in this family for which functions are known are DNA-binding proteins that assist the filamentation of RecA onto DNA for the initiation of recombination or recombinational repair.) has protein sequence MFLNKLKIKNFRNHKSFEIDLKEQRAIVLGCNGIGKSNLLESVEFLSQLKSNRALSDKDLIENDSDMAVVIGQINFKDDLKLNLFRKGPKRIYVNESILQKQSEIKNYIRSVCFCSNDIDIVRSEPSYRRTWIDKVVSQLEPVYLDLISRFNRLLKQRSHFWRSESFLKTQSTDIVESFDIQMSIISTRIFRRRRRALLKIKPYVEYWHNHLSKSQEQIDINYLSGIQNISPEEEEEEVISKKIAEQLLNQRSIEALTGKCNFGPHRDDIEFLINNVSVRKYGSSGQQRTFILALKMAELDLLTKTLNVPPILILDDVLAELDLTRQNLLLNSVGKDSQCFISATHLDKFNQSFLGSSQMIHL, from the coding sequence ATTTTTTTAAATAAATTAAAAATTAAAAATTTTCGGAACCATAAAAGTTTCGAAATTGATCTAAAAGAGCAAAGAGCAATTGTTCTTGGCTGCAATGGTATTGGCAAATCAAATTTACTTGAATCGGTTGAATTTTTAAGTCAATTAAAATCTAATAGAGCACTAAGCGATAAAGATTTAATAGAAAACGATAGTGATATGGCTGTAGTTATAGGACAGATAAATTTTAAAGACGATTTAAAGTTAAATTTATTTCGTAAAGGGCCTAAAAGAATTTATGTTAATGAATCAATCTTGCAAAAACAGAGTGAAATAAAGAATTATATTCGGAGTGTATGTTTCTGTTCTAATGATATAGATATTGTTAGAAGTGAACCAAGTTATCGGAGAACATGGATTGATAAAGTCGTATCTCAGCTTGAACCAGTATATCTAGACCTGATAAGTAGATTTAATAGGCTTTTAAAACAAAGAAGTCATTTTTGGCGTTCGGAAAGTTTCTTAAAAACCCAATCCACAGATATTGTTGAAAGCTTTGATATTCAAATGTCAATAATAAGTACAAGAATTTTTCGGCGCAGAAGAAGAGCTTTATTAAAAATAAAACCATATGTTGAATATTGGCATAATCATTTAAGTAAATCTCAAGAGCAAATAGACATAAATTATCTATCGGGGATACAAAATATAAGTCCAGAAGAAGAAGAAGAAGAAGTTATTAGTAAAAAAATAGCAGAACAACTCTTAAATCAGCGTTCAATAGAAGCATTGACTGGTAAATGTAATTTTGGCCCTCATCGTGATGATATTGAGTTTCTAATTAATAATGTTTCAGTTAGAAAATATGGTTCCTCAGGACAGCAAAGGACTTTTATCTTGGCTTTAAAGATGGCTGAACTCGATTTATTAACTAAAACATTAAATGTTCCTCCAATACTTATATTGGATGATGTCTTGGCGGAATTAGATTTAACCAGGCAAAATTTATTATTAAATTCTGTTGGTAAAGATAGTCAATGTTTTATAAGTGCGACACATTTAGATAAATTTAATCAGTCTTTCTTAGGCTCTTCACAGATGATTCACTTATAA
- a CDS encoding CAAD domain-containing protein — MSDNTPESNQDSGSDTSSETKSFSEKYSDVMGKVNETLGNVDWTQMGKYGKAAGIIAVVVIAQIIIKVVIDTINFFPILPGLLELLGVIVVGQWSWQNLRTSENREAVLDKVQNLKKTYLG, encoded by the coding sequence ATGAGTGATAACACTCCAGAGTCAAATCAAGACTCCGGCTCCGATACAAGCTCAGAAACCAAAAGTTTTTCAGAGAAGTACTCTGATGTTATGGGAAAAGTCAACGAAACCCTTGGTAATGTTGATTGGACTCAAATGGGCAAGTACGGCAAGGCGGCAGGCATAATTGCTGTTGTCGTAATAGCTCAGATAATAATTAAAGTTGTCATTGACACGATAAACTTTTTCCCAATTCTTCCTGGTTTACTAGAACTGCTAGGGGTCATTGTTGTCGGTCAATGGAGCTGGCAAAATCTTCGTACCAGTGAAAATCGTGAAGCTGTTCTAGATAAGGTACAAAATCTTAAGAAGACATATTTAGGGTAG
- a CDS encoding fructosamine kinase family protein, with translation MQKLSPIEINEICEELGETYPKSIEQVHGGDIHNAWRIQFSNRKLFLKRNIRNKKFLEFEKYCLQNLRKYINEENLVIPEVIAYKNIKNIEILLIEWIDMHNFDQKKLGKGLGELHLKSAESNPKMFGFPVEGFIGTTDQKKGLEDNWIDCFLNLRIIPQLLSLKSIILDKEIINKVKEKIKSELLNHKPINALVHGDLWSGNAGMDKNGKGVIFDPASWWADNEVDIAMTKLFGGFGKEFYEEYHRIFPIKNGFEKRIIIYNFYHILNHANMFGGGYLNQVEDYVKAILNM, from the coding sequence ATGCAAAAATTATCTCCTATTGAAATTAACGAAATTTGTGAAGAATTAGGTGAAACCTATCCAAAAAGTATTGAACAAGTTCATGGTGGAGATATTCATAATGCATGGCGAATACAATTCTCAAACAGAAAGTTATTCCTTAAAAGAAACATTAGAAACAAAAAATTTCTTGAATTTGAAAAATATTGTCTCCAAAATTTGAGAAAATATATTAATGAAGAAAACTTAGTTATTCCTGAAGTTATTGCATATAAAAATATTAAAAATATAGAGATTCTTTTAATTGAATGGATAGATATGCATAACTTTGACCAAAAAAAGCTTGGAAAAGGTTTAGGTGAATTGCACTTGAAATCAGCTGAATCTAACCCCAAAATGTTTGGGTTTCCAGTTGAGGGTTTTATCGGAACAACAGATCAGAAAAAAGGCTTGGAAGATAATTGGATAGATTGTTTTTTAAACTTAAGGATAATACCTCAATTATTAAGTCTTAAATCGATAATTTTAGATAAAGAAATTATAAATAAAGTTAAAGAAAAAATTAAATCAGAATTGCTGAATCACAAACCAATAAATGCTCTAGTTCATGGTGATTTATGGTCAGGCAATGCAGGAATGGACAAAAATGGAAAGGGGGTTATATTTGACCCTGCATCTTGGTGGGCAGATAATGAAGTAGATATAGCTATGACAAAACTATTTGGAGGTTTTGGAAAAGAATTTTATGAAGAATACCATAGAATTTTTCCAATAAAAAACGGTTTTGAAAAAAGAATTATTATTTATAATTTTTATCACATATTGAATCACGCCAATATGTTTGGAGGAGGGTACTTAAACCAAGTTGAAGATTACGTAAAAGCAATTCTTAATATGTAA
- the larE gene encoding ATP-dependent sacrificial sulfur transferase LarE, producing MFNQLEILSDEQSEKLYTIRRYIKNLDSVCIAYSGGVDSTLVASLAFEQLGSKAIAITGISPALATTLREEARWQAKWIGVKHVEIKTSELDQSSYSENPKDRCFACKKELHKHTTYLSKKLNYKIVLDGVNLDDLKDYRPGIQASKQAGVISPLAKFKVSKQDIRDISRALGFPWWDKPAQPCLSSRFPYGHEITSERLKMVEKAEEYLKEYGISEVRVRCQGSTARIEIPQDELKHFFNKCNFSELVQYFSNLGFNCTSLDLEGLVSGKLNR from the coding sequence ATGTTCAATCAACTAGAAATTCTCTCTGATGAACAAAGTGAAAAGCTTTATACAATTAGAAGATACATTAAGAATCTTGATAGTGTTTGTATTGCTTATTCCGGAGGAGTTGACAGTACATTAGTAGCATCATTAGCATTCGAGCAATTAGGTAGCAAAGCAATTGCCATAACTGGAATTTCTCCTGCATTAGCCACTACTCTTCGTGAAGAAGCAAGATGGCAAGCAAAATGGATTGGAGTAAAGCATGTAGAGATTAAAACATCCGAATTAGACCAATCAAGTTACAGTGAAAATCCTAAGGATAGGTGCTTTGCATGCAAAAAAGAGCTCCACAAACATACAACCTACCTCTCTAAAAAACTTAATTACAAGATAGTTTTAGATGGAGTCAATCTGGATGACCTTAAAGATTACAGACCAGGTATACAAGCCTCAAAACAAGCAGGAGTCATCTCTCCCCTTGCAAAATTTAAAGTCTCAAAACAAGACATTAGGGATATATCAAGAGCATTGGGTTTTCCTTGGTGGGATAAACCTGCTCAACCTTGTTTATCATCAAGATTTCCTTATGGCCATGAAATAACTAGTGAAAGGCTAAAAATGGTTGAGAAAGCAGAAGAATATCTTAAAGAATATGGAATATCGGAGGTTAGAGTTAGATGCCAAGGCTCAACTGCAAGAATAGAAATTCCCCAAGATGAATTAAAGCATTTTTTTAACAAATGTAATTTTAGTGAGTTAGTTCAATATTTTTCTAATTTAGGATTTAATTGCACAAGTTTAGATCTTGAGGGACTTGTAAGCGGAAAATTAAATAGGTAA
- the ppc gene encoding phosphoenolpyruvate carboxylase: MESFRQIKNNNVDLISNNDPLDKNRLLIEDLWESVLREECPDDQAERMIQLKELSYSKQIDGDSSKTFKNEIVNIINSMDLAESIAAARAFSLYFQLVNILEQRVEEDRYIQSFTNKDVKKSPDNLDPFAPALARQNAPVTFRELFYRLRKLNVPPGKLEELLQEMDIRLVFTAHPTEIVRHTIRHKQTRVANLLKKIQIEQFLTQEEKNFLKTQLKEEVRLWWRTDELHQFKPSVLDEVDYALHYFQQVLFNAMPQLRGRIAEALTENYPDVQMPSESFCNFGSWVGSDRDGNPSVTPEITWRTACYQRQLMLERYIIAISNLRDQLSVSMQWSQVSSSLLESLETDRVKFPEIYEARATRYRSEPYRLKLSYILEKLRLTQERNNLLADSGWKFELEGETDNKNLDKVENLYYKSVNEFTYDLELIKNSLISTDLNCESVNTLLTQVHIFGFSLASLDIRQESTRHSDAIQELTSYLDLSVQYDQMSEEEKIKWLIDELNTKRPLIPSDVNWTKTTEETFSVFKMVKRLQQEFGSRICHSYVISMSHSASDLLEVLLLAKEMGLLDQNSQKSKLLVVPLFETVEDLKRAPEVMEKLFKLDFYRSLLPKVGESFKPLQELMLGYSDSNKDSGFVSSNWEIHRAQIALQNLSSRNNILLRLFHGRGGSVGRGGGPAYQAILAQPSGTLKGRIKITEQGEVLASKYSLPELALYNLETVTTAVIQNSLVNNRLDATPEWNQLMSRLAETSRSHYRKLVHENPDLLNFFQEVTPIEEISKLQISSRPARRKKGAKDLSSLRAIPWVFGWTQSRFLLPSWFGVGTALSSELNSDPQQIELLRVLHQRWPFFRMLISKVEMTLSKVDLEVARYYVDTLGSKENKNSFDDIFEVISKEYNLTKSLILEITGKNKLLESDRDLKSSVSLRNKTIIPLGFLQVSLLRRLRDQTRQPPISEFMIDKDESRRAYSRSELLRGALLTINGIAAGMRNTG; the protein is encoded by the coding sequence ATGGAATCTTTTCGACAGATAAAAAATAACAATGTGGATCTGATAAGTAACAATGATCCACTTGATAAAAATCGTCTTTTAATAGAAGATCTATGGGAATCTGTGCTGAGAGAAGAATGTCCTGATGATCAAGCAGAAAGAATGATACAGCTTAAAGAATTAAGTTATTCAAAACAAATTGATGGCGATAGTTCAAAAACTTTTAAGAATGAAATAGTTAATATTATAAATTCTATGGATTTAGCAGAATCCATAGCAGCAGCAAGGGCGTTTTCATTGTATTTTCAACTAGTGAATATTTTGGAACAAAGAGTTGAGGAAGATAGATATATTCAAAGCTTTACCAATAAGGATGTTAAAAAATCGCCTGACAATCTTGACCCCTTTGCCCCAGCATTGGCAAGGCAAAATGCTCCAGTAACTTTTAGAGAACTATTTTACAGGCTGAGAAAATTAAATGTACCACCAGGAAAATTAGAGGAGTTATTGCAGGAAATGGATATTCGTTTAGTTTTTACTGCACATCCGACGGAGATAGTAAGACATACGATTAGACATAAGCAAACAAGAGTAGCAAATTTGCTAAAAAAAATACAGATTGAGCAATTCCTAACACAAGAAGAAAAAAATTTTCTAAAAACCCAATTAAAAGAGGAAGTAAGACTTTGGTGGAGAACAGATGAATTGCATCAATTTAAACCTTCAGTTTTAGACGAGGTTGATTACGCCTTGCATTATTTTCAGCAAGTTTTATTTAATGCGATGCCTCAATTGAGGGGTAGAATCGCTGAAGCACTCACCGAAAATTATCCAGATGTTCAGATGCCCTCTGAATCTTTTTGCAACTTCGGTTCTTGGGTAGGCTCTGATAGGGACGGTAATCCATCGGTCACTCCTGAGATAACATGGAGAACTGCATGCTACCAAAGGCAGTTGATGTTGGAAAGATATATTATTGCGATCTCTAATCTTAGAGATCAATTAAGTGTCTCGATGCAATGGAGTCAAGTCAGTTCCTCTCTACTAGAGTCACTCGAAACTGACAGGGTTAAGTTCCCTGAAATATATGAAGCTAGAGCTACAAGGTATAGATCAGAACCCTATAGATTGAAATTAAGTTATATTTTGGAAAAATTAAGGTTAACACAAGAAAGAAATAATTTATTAGCTGATAGTGGGTGGAAATTTGAATTGGAGGGAGAAACTGATAACAAAAATCTAGATAAAGTTGAAAACTTATATTACAAGTCAGTAAACGAATTTACTTATGATCTCGAACTAATTAAAAATAGTTTGATTAGTACAGATTTAAATTGTGAGTCTGTAAATACTTTACTTACTCAGGTTCATATTTTTGGATTTTCTTTAGCCAGTTTAGATATTCGTCAAGAGAGTACAAGGCATAGTGACGCTATACAAGAGCTTACAAGTTATCTTGATTTATCTGTTCAATATGACCAAATGTCTGAGGAAGAGAAAATTAAATGGCTCATAGACGAATTAAATACAAAAAGGCCTTTAATTCCATCTGACGTTAACTGGACAAAAACTACAGAAGAAACTTTTTCAGTTTTTAAAATGGTTAAGAGACTACAGCAAGAATTTGGAAGTCGCATTTGTCATTCTTATGTAATTTCAATGAGTCATAGTGCATCTGATTTGCTTGAAGTTCTCTTGCTGGCAAAAGAAATGGGACTTCTTGATCAAAATTCACAAAAGTCAAAATTATTAGTTGTTCCTCTTTTTGAAACTGTGGAAGACCTTAAAAGAGCACCAGAAGTAATGGAAAAGTTGTTTAAATTAGATTTCTATAGATCATTATTGCCAAAAGTAGGAGAATCTTTTAAACCTCTGCAAGAATTAATGCTTGGATATTCTGATAGCAATAAAGATTCAGGGTTTGTTTCTAGTAATTGGGAAATTCATAGAGCTCAAATAGCTCTTCAAAATCTCTCAAGTAGAAATAACATATTGCTAAGACTTTTTCATGGAAGAGGTGGTTCTGTAGGGAGAGGAGGAGGCCCGGCCTATCAGGCAATATTGGCTCAACCAAGCGGTACTTTAAAAGGGAGAATAAAAATAACAGAACAAGGTGAAGTTTTAGCTTCTAAATATAGTCTTCCCGAACTGGCTTTGTACAATCTTGAGACTGTAACTACAGCGGTAATTCAAAATAGTTTGGTAAATAATAGACTTGACGCTACTCCAGAATGGAATCAATTAATGTCTAGGTTGGCAGAAACATCGAGGTCTCATTACAGAAAATTAGTGCATGAGAATCCTGATCTGTTAAATTTCTTTCAAGAGGTCACTCCAATTGAAGAAATAAGTAAATTACAGATATCTAGTAGGCCTGCTAGAAGAAAAAAAGGTGCAAAAGATTTGTCAAGTTTAAGAGCTATTCCATGGGTATTTGGTTGGACACAAAGTAGATTTCTTTTACCAAGTTGGTTTGGAGTAGGCACTGCATTGTCATCTGAATTAAATTCAGATCCACAACAAATTGAATTATTAAGAGTTCTGCATCAAAGATGGCCATTTTTTAGGATGCTCATATCTAAGGTAGAAATGACATTATCTAAGGTCGATTTGGAAGTTGCTAGATATTATGTTGATACTCTTGGCAGTAAAGAAAATAAAAATTCTTTTGATGATATTTTTGAAGTAATTTCTAAGGAATATAATCTTACAAAATCTTTAATTCTTGAAATTACTGGTAAAAATAAGCTCCTAGAATCTGATAGAGACTTGAAATCATCAGTAAGCTTGAGAAATAAGACAATTATTCCATTGGGGTTTTTGCAGGTTTCACTTCTAAGAAGATTAAGAGACCAGACAAGACAACCTCCAATAAGCGAATTTATGATAGATAAAGATGAATCTAGAAGGGCTTACAGCAGAAGTGAACTATTGAGGGGAGCACTTTTAACTATTAATGGGATAGCAGCAGGCATGAGAAATACAGGTTGA
- the crtD gene encoding C-3',4' desaturase CrtD — MKKSEVIVVGAGIAGLTSAAILSKQGLSVTLIESHTQAGGCAGTFKRKNYTFDVGATQVAGLEKGGIHSRIFDFLDIPSPEATILDPACIVDLNDGGNPIPIWYEKSKWIAEREMQFPGSQRFWKLCTLIHESNWIFANNNPVLPIRNFWDFSQLLKALVPSNLVTGILLKSTIFDLLRICGLSKNERLIKFLNLQLKLYSQEDVYSTAALYGSTVLQMCQQPHGLWHLKKSMQSLSESLESSLIKTGVNLIFGQEVNSITYDDVNKCWQLSANSKKKSFIYQAKDVIYTAPPQSLLKHLKDPLERKKNYKNRLNNLPDPSGAVVFYSALKKEHIKKTFSNHYQFVSKEFCSLFVSISDDGDGRAPKGEVTLIASIFTKTKDWFDLDKQTYLKKKNGFMKKISLELESQFDIDPEKWLHRELATPLGFEKWTKRPNGIVGGLGQNPDIFGLFGLSSRTPFEGLWLCGDSIYPGEGTAGVSQSALMVSRQILASKGIENFSL; from the coding sequence ATGAAAAAGTCTGAAGTTATTGTTGTAGGCGCCGGTATAGCAGGACTAACTTCTGCAGCGATTTTATCAAAACAAGGCTTATCAGTGACTTTAATCGAATCTCATACTCAAGCCGGAGGATGTGCCGGTACTTTTAAAAGAAAGAATTATACTTTCGATGTTGGCGCAACTCAGGTTGCTGGTTTAGAGAAGGGAGGAATACATTCTAGAATTTTTGATTTTTTAGATATTCCATCCCCAGAAGCCACAATTTTAGATCCTGCTTGCATTGTTGATTTAAATGATGGTGGTAATCCTATACCTATTTGGTATGAAAAAAGTAAATGGATTGCTGAACGAGAAATGCAGTTTCCTGGGAGTCAAAGATTTTGGAAACTTTGTACCCTAATACATGAAAGTAATTGGATATTTGCTAATAATAATCCTGTATTACCAATAAGAAATTTTTGGGATTTTTCTCAACTTCTCAAAGCACTAGTACCTTCAAATCTTGTCACAGGTATCTTACTTAAATCTACTATTTTTGATCTATTGCGGATTTGTGGATTATCCAAGAATGAGCGCTTGATTAAATTCTTAAATCTTCAACTAAAACTTTATTCTCAAGAGGACGTTTATAGTACTGCAGCATTATATGGATCAACTGTTCTTCAGATGTGTCAACAGCCACATGGTCTGTGGCATCTTAAAAAATCTATGCAGTCTTTAAGTGAATCATTAGAAAGTTCATTAATTAAAACTGGAGTTAATTTAATTTTTGGACAAGAAGTTAATTCTATAACTTATGACGACGTAAATAAGTGTTGGCAACTATCTGCTAATTCGAAAAAAAAATCATTTATTTATCAAGCAAAAGATGTGATTTATACCGCACCTCCACAATCTTTGCTTAAGCATTTGAAAGATCCTTTAGAAAGAAAAAAAAATTATAAAAATCGACTTAATAATTTGCCTGATCCAAGTGGAGCTGTAGTTTTTTATTCAGCATTAAAAAAGGAACATATTAAAAAAACATTCTCCAATCATTATCAATTTGTTTCAAAAGAATTTTGTTCGTTATTTGTATCAATTAGTGATGATGGTGATGGAAGAGCGCCAAAAGGTGAGGTTACTTTAATTGCCAGTATCTTTACCAAAACTAAAGATTGGTTTGATCTAGATAAACAAACTTACTTAAAGAAAAAAAATGGTTTCATGAAAAAAATATCCCTCGAATTGGAAAGTCAATTTGATATTGATCCTGAAAAATGGCTACATAGAGAATTAGCAACTCCATTGGGCTTTGAAAAATGGACAAAAAGACCTAATGGAATAGTAGGCGGGCTTGGTCAAAATCCAGATATTTTTGGTTTATTTGGATTATCAAGTAGGACACCTTTTGAAGGTTTATGGTTATGTGGAGATTCTATTTATCCAGGAGAGGGGACTGCAGGTGTAAGTCAGTCTGCATTAATGGTTTCAAGACAAATTTTAGCTTCCAAAGGTATAGAAAATTTTAGTTTATAA
- the moeB gene encoding molybdopterin-synthase adenylyltransferase MoeB, protein MSKDIKFNFLNSDEEERYQKHLTLKEIGYEGQLNLKKSSVLCIGAGGLGSSVLLYLAAAGIGRIGIVDNDQVEKSNLQRQIIHETNTIGNLKIDSARERIKKFNPNCEILTFSERINPKNALELIEEFDVICDCSDNFGTRYLINDSCLILKKPLVFGSVQGFEGQVSVFNLYKNSPNLRDLLPESPTKNAAPSCAEYGVVGVSTGLIGILQVNEIIKIILKKGEILDGKILIFDLFNMNMKKLHLKSDQLNKRIKNLSQFESFYNSDEYCGENDEIKSINANDFNSLYIAKPNKILLIDVRENEEFSKSAIEGSISLPLSHLKQESDLKFIQKESLNKEVFTICKSGKRSEKASRILSKFKIQSRSIEGGIEKIKKYCANNFLRIS, encoded by the coding sequence ATGTCCAAAGATATAAAATTTAATTTCTTAAACTCTGATGAAGAAGAAAGATATCAAAAACATTTGACCCTCAAAGAGATAGGTTATGAGGGCCAACTAAATCTTAAAAAGAGCTCAGTATTATGCATTGGAGCAGGTGGGCTTGGTTCTTCCGTTTTGCTTTATCTAGCTGCAGCAGGAATTGGGAGAATTGGAATAGTTGATAACGATCAAGTTGAAAAGTCTAATCTCCAGAGACAGATAATTCATGAAACAAATACTATTGGCAATCTTAAAATTGATTCTGCTCGGGAAAGAATTAAAAAATTCAATCCTAATTGTGAAATATTAACCTTTTCAGAGAGAATTAATCCTAAAAATGCTCTTGAATTAATAGAAGAGTTTGATGTTATTTGTGATTGCTCGGATAACTTTGGCACAAGATATTTAATAAATGATTCATGCCTGATATTAAAAAAACCCCTAGTCTTTGGAAGTGTACAAGGCTTTGAAGGGCAAGTGAGCGTTTTCAATTTATATAAAAATAGTCCTAATTTAAGAGACTTACTTCCAGAATCACCTACAAAAAATGCTGCCCCTAGTTGTGCAGAATATGGGGTTGTTGGTGTTTCAACAGGTTTAATAGGAATTCTTCAGGTTAATGAAATTATCAAAATCATTTTAAAAAAAGGTGAAATTTTAGATGGGAAAATTTTAATTTTTGATCTTTTTAATATGAATATGAAAAAATTACATCTTAAAAGTGATCAGTTAAATAAACGAATAAAAAATTTATCTCAGTTTGAGAGCTTTTATAATAGTGATGAATATTGTGGGGAAAACGATGAAATTAAAAGTATTAATGCTAATGACTTTAATAGTTTATACATAGCAAAACCTAACAAAATTCTTTTAATTGATGTTAGAGAAAATGAAGAGTTTTCTAAATCCGCAATAGAGGGATCTATCTCACTTCCTCTGAGTCATTTGAAGCAAGAATCTGACTTAAAATTTATTCAAAAAGAAAGTTTAAATAAAGAGGTTTTTACTATATGTAAATCGGGGAAACGCTCTGAAAAAGCTTCAAGAATCTTGTCTAAATTCAAAATTCAGTCAAGATCAATTGAAGGCGGCATTGAAAAAATAAAAAAATATTGTGCAAATAATTTTTTAAGAATAAGTTAG
- the speD gene encoding adenosylmethionine decarboxylase: MEIYKKSQILSSLRNDQKLIHQSKHLLLELYRCDREKLNDESFLRCILNRAAKLANATVLNLISNKFEPQGVTAIALLAESHISIHTWPESNYSAVDIFTCGQNMMPELASQYLIESLMAKEHSLRVIERNPPSAVSNQIRTVV, from the coding sequence ATGGAAATCTACAAAAAAAGTCAAATTTTAAGTTCGTTAAGAAATGACCAAAAATTAATTCATCAAAGTAAACACCTTTTGTTGGAACTTTATAGATGCGATCGCGAAAAATTAAATGACGAATCCTTTTTGCGCTGTATTTTAAATAGAGCTGCTAAATTGGCAAATGCAACAGTTTTGAATTTGATAAGTAATAAATTTGAGCCTCAGGGGGTTACGGCAATTGCATTACTGGCAGAATCTCATATTTCAATACATACTTGGCCTGAATCTAATTATTCGGCAGTCGATATTTTTACATGTGGTCAAAATATGATGCCTGAACTAGCTAGTCAATATTTAATTGAATCTTTGATGGCTAAAGAACATTCTTTGCGTGTCATTGAGAGAAATCCACCTTCAGCAGTCTCTAATCAGATCAGAACGGTTGTTTGA
- a CDS encoding cob(I)yrinic acid a,c-diamide adenosyltransferase: MTNTSRNRGIGIVTASDSQERSKGQLHIYDGEGKGKSQAALGVVLRTIGLGICEKRQSRVLLLRFLKGPERPYDEDSAIEALQRGFPHLIDHVRTGRSEFFTADQVTKFDVGEAERGWNIAKGAIASSLYSVVVLDELNPVLDLGMLDINEVVDTLQNRPDGLEIIITGRAAPPSLVRISQLHSEMRPRLIGDLLELSKQSSSSGGIEIYTGEGKGKSTSALGKALQAIGKGISQDKSHRVLILQWLKGGNGYTEDAAIEALRESYPHLVDHLRSGRDAIVWRGQQQPIDYVEAERAWEIAKAAILSGLYKTIILDELNPTVDLELLPVESIHQTLLKKPADTEVVITGRCKNEPSYFELADVYSEMVCHKHYANVGVDLKRGVDY; this comes from the coding sequence TTGACGAATACGAGTAGAAATAGAGGAATTGGAATTGTCACAGCAAGTGACAGTCAAGAGAGATCAAAAGGTCAATTACATATTTATGATGGAGAGGGAAAGGGGAAAAGTCAGGCTGCTTTGGGAGTAGTTCTCAGGACAATAGGATTAGGAATATGCGAAAAAAGACAGTCAAGAGTTTTACTTCTAAGATTTTTAAAAGGCCCTGAGAGACCATATGACGAGGATTCAGCTATAGAGGCTTTACAAAGAGGCTTTCCACATTTAATTGACCATGTAAGGACAGGAAGATCCGAATTTTTCACTGCTGACCAAGTTACAAAGTTTGATGTTGGTGAGGCCGAAAGAGGTTGGAATATTGCTAAAGGAGCAATTGCTAGTTCTCTTTATTCTGTAGTTGTACTAGATGAGTTAAATCCAGTTCTTGATTTAGGGATGCTTGATATCAATGAAGTAGTTGATACTCTGCAAAATCGTCCAGATGGATTAGAAATAATTATTACTGGAAGGGCAGCCCCACCCTCTTTGGTAAGAATATCTCAACTCCACTCAGAAATGAGACCGCGTTTGATAGGAGACTTATTAGAATTATCCAAACAAAGTAGTTCTAGTGGTGGAATTGAGATTTATACGGGTGAAGGAAAGGGTAAATCCACAAGTGCACTCGGTAAGGCTCTTCAAGCTATTGGTAAAGGAATATCTCAAGATAAAAGTCATAGAGTTTTAATATTACAGTGGTTAAAAGGTGGAAATGGATATACCGAAGATGCTGCTATAGAGGCTTTGAGAGAGAGTTACCCTCATTTAGTAGATCATTTGCGTTCAGGCAGAGATGCCATCGTATGGAGAGGTCAACAACAACCAATTGATTATGTTGAGGCTGAAAGAGCATGGGAAATTGCTAAAGCTGCTATTTTGTCTGGCTTGTATAAAACAATCATTTTAGATGAATTGAATCCAACTGTTGATTTAGAGTTGTTACCTGTGGAATCAATACATCAAACGCTCTTAAAAAAACCCGCAGATACAGAAGTTGTAATTACTGGGAGGTGTAAAAATGAACCTTCATACTTTGAACTAGCTGATGTTTACTCTGAAATGGTTTGTCATAAGCATTATGCAAATGTGGGAGTTGATTTAAAAAGAGGAGTTGATTACTAA